A segment of the Entelurus aequoreus isolate RoL-2023_Sb linkage group LG23, RoL_Eaeq_v1.1, whole genome shotgun sequence genome:
AAAGGGGGCGGGGGGCAcaaattaggtgaccacagatgagacgCTAGCTgatcaaagtcgggacccggggtggaccacacaTCtgcgcatcagttggggacatctctgcgctgctgacttgtctccactcaagatgatctccggcTGGCCcaagtatggactggactctcacactattaactagatccactcgacgtccattgcaccggtcgcccagggggtggggtccccacatctgcggtcccctccaaggtttctcattgtagcccattgggttgagtctttccttgccctgatgtgggatctgagccgaggatgtcgttgtggcttgtgcagccctttgagacacttgtgatttagggctatataagtaaactttgattgattgatttacggTGATACAACGGTCTGTCATTTTATGGTTACTTAACTCAAATTATAGTGTTGGTTCCTCAAGTTTATTCCATCCTTGGCACACTTTTAAGATTTCTAACGGTTAAggaaaagtttgaaaaacataAACGCACATTTAAATGATGGGAGAAAGTAGCACGGCCATGATGATGCCTCCTACTAGCCTGGTTAGCCAGCGACGTCAGAAAATACTAGTTATATATTTTACCCCCCAAGCAGAAACAAGCGTCACTGTGTTATGTCTATTATCAATGTCGCGGGCAGCTTGAATGGGGTTACTTAGGTTTAATAGCTCGTGAAATTGCACAACTTGTCAACCCGTCGAGGCCTGGCTGTCTGAGGCAGGGAGCAAGCTAGCTTAGTCAGCCCGTGTGTGCTAACAGCACGGCGGCTAACCAAATGGGCACAGCGCAGGGGTTTAAATCAACAATATAAAACACATTTGCCTTGTGTGTCGCACTTACTTACCTATGGTGGAAATGAAAGTTGTGTTGAAAGCGTCGTCAGAGAAGCGGAACAGCACACAGGTCTTCCCCACGCCCGAGTCTCCGATCAGAAGCAGCTTGAATAGCAAGTCGTACGTCTTCTTAGCCATTGAAAAGAGCGAGTGTGTAGTCAAATAGGTAGAAAAATACAATCTCCTAACACGCCGATGTGAAGTCTGAAGCCAGCTCCTGAGCCAACCTGACCAACTGCCCCGATTTTGACAGTTTACAACCCGGGTTTTGTTGATTAGCTTTGGCCAGCTAGTGGGCTAAAATACCAACACAAAATACCGCGCCAGAGAAGTTATATTCCCAAAAGCCtgactgtgttttttttaattcaaaacgcGAAAAAAGGGAAGCGGCAATGGAAGATCCTCCAGGGTGAGTCCTCTTTTCCACTCTTTCTTTTCCCACACAGTCGGGACAAAATGGctcctgtctctctctctctctacaccCGACTCACTCTTTCTTCATACTAACAGCGAGCTAATTCAAATTCTTGGCACACCCCGTCATTCCAGTGCCCAGTCGACAGCGCAACCGAAAAAAAGTAACTGAAGGCGAACGAAAGTCACTATCTGTACAAAGTTAGTGGGCTTTCCCCCCGGAGAGATTAGAACCGAAAGGCAAGACGACCGCCGTCGTCTCTCGAATCCGAGTCAGCACGGCAGCGACACCCTTCGTGACAGTCGCACATTTGCCCGCCCACTTCTGTCAAAACACACCACGTTGATTGGCTGACTAAGCTGTCATTCAACAAGGAACTCAAACCTTATTGGTCACATTTTCCAATAGGCAAAAAGGTGTGTGTCACACTTGGACAGAAAGGACAAACGGTACTACAACAGACGGCTGGACATTCAGGCTCAACTCTCCGTTAACTTTACCAGATAATGAATGTCCGAGGATCCAAAATGGCCGCCAGTTTCACTCAATGAGTTTGATTCAGACTGAGCAAGTTGGAAATTGATGCCGTGACTCTCCCCGCTGTGAGTCAGGCAAAGTGATGTCATAATTAAGTACTTCTGGGCTTTACGGGCGTTTCCCCACATCCTCTGCTCTGTGAAAGATGAGGTCATTCACCATCATTAACTTTACACGCACTAATATTGTAAGCATTATCACATAATAACTTAGACCCTGAAGATTTGGCTCTATTACGCTTCCCCCTCTTCTTCAGTTTATGACACTCCTCCAAGAATGTGGAGCATGTCACAATGTCTTCCGCCAAGTACAGACTTGACAAGTTAAAAGGCTGAAGTCGTGTTGGAAGCCAAATGTTATACAACAACAAGAGTTTGagagacacattttattttgataaAGTAGCCTGATCCTTGTTGTGTTTTCAGTAGATAGCCAAGGTTACCAAACACATGGATGCAATTAAaacaatgtgtatatatcaattactgcatataaataaattatatttttcccCAAATAAATCTCATAGACATACAAAATGCATGCAGCCTCAGGGATCGTATCACACTAACAACACTTTATGTGATGTTCCATAATGTAATTTCTTAGTATGTTTCAGAATCTTTATATAGCATCTCACAAATTAAGTTCTAAAAAGCATTTAATAGATACGCaagactttattttattttgtttgtgttgaGAAAATTGCAGAACAATCCAAAATCTGTTTCATAAAATTTCGCTCCGCaagactttattttattttgtttgtgttgaGAAAATTGCAGAACAATCCAAAATCTGTTTCATAAAATTTCGCTCCGGAGCATGTGAAAGTGCTGATTCAGCATGTTAGCCAAATGACCTTTGGTTTATTCCACATACTGTTGAGTCAGTAACAAAATCTTCCTTTTGACCATTCTATTTACATAGACATTCTATTGTGTGTCATTTCTGCTATACACTAGAGAAACaatgaaaaagttgcaatttttcgAATAGTGAAGGTAAAGTACATCTTAAAACTGTGATTCCATAAGTAAATGTTTACACATCAAAAAAACCCACACTTCACCTGCATTTGCATATGGGAGGGAACATTCTATGCCTCTTACTACATGACTCTCTTGACCTCCTTTCGTGACATTGCCTGGTTGTAGGTTAGAAAGTGTTCTGATGTCTCCCACTAGATGTCAGTGTTGGACCATAATCAAGCCCTGCTAGTAAATATTTTTTGAGTCCTCCCCCACATTTCTATTATATCATATTATTGACaacaattagatttttttttacaaaacattatttacaaaacacattttcatgtttttattcacTAGGTTGAACTTATAAAATAAACTCATGCTAAATATTCAAATTCAAAACAACTTGAAGGCATGTAGACGGTACAAATACTGTGGCggatattaaaaaaataacacacgAAACACACAATTTAGTCAGTAATTGCACATATAAATAAGGCTAAGGTAAAAatgctagtttaaaaaaaatagttttacaaaAGCAAAACTTACCAATATTTAACTATATTTAGTGAATATACATATGGGTTTGTACAAAACATAGTTGAATAGCTTATAAATGCACATTAAGGGGTGGTGGTTTATTTAGAAACAACCCTGAACAAGCTTGTATGAACAACTCCATTTCCCATCATTCTTTGCGGTGCTCCGCAGTGATATGGGGTGTGGAGCTCGAGTGTGCTGTAGGAGGATCTGTCTGGAGACCGACACCCGGAGCATCAATGAGCGAAAAGACAGAACGATGTGGATCCTCTCGGCGTATAAATTGAAGATAATTTTGGTGACATTTTCTTCTTTTTATCGCTAAAACTGTGGATTTATTTTTGCACACGAAGCGAGGACTATAGCGCCGATCCAGTGTGTGAGATCTGCCTGCCATTTATGCTAATTTAACAGACAATAATCAACGGCAATACAGCCATGAGCATGTTATCGTTTTGTACTCATTGCTAGCTTGTGATTGTACATGTTTACATGTAAGATATAAGTATCAAGtcgttttaaatgttttattaatgacAATAATTCCAATGGTGACAATTTTCAGCTAGCAGGCAAGGTGTTTGTGatcaatataattatatattttttaagaagccAGTCATGTCTAAGAACAAGAGCAGTGAGTCGGTGAAGGTGGTTGTTCGTTGTCGACCTCTGAACCGGAAAGAGGAGTCCAATGGGCCCTCGGGGACCATTGTGCAGATGGACCTACGGCTTGGACAGGTGATCCTTAGGAATCCTCGAGCGTCACACAGCGAACCCCAGAAAACGTTCACATTCGATGCTGTCTATGATGCCAATTCCAAACAGCGGGATCTGTACGACGAAAGTGTTAGGCCTCTGATTGACTCTGTTTTGGCAGGGTTCAATGGTACCATTTTTGCTTATGGACAGACTGGAACTGGAAAGACGTACACCATGCAAGGGTTGTGGTTGGACCCCGAGAAACGGGGGGTGATACCCAACGCTTTTGATCACATCTTTACGCATATCTCCCGCTCGCAGTCTGATAAGCAGTACCTGGTACGGGCGTCCTACCTGGAGATCTATCGCGAGGAGGTCCGGGATCTCCTGGATCCCAACCATGGCAACGCCCGAGGACTGGAGCTAAGAGAGAGTCCAGAGACGGGAGTCTACGTACCAGATCTCACCTCTTGTGTCTGCAAGAGCATCAAGGAGATAGAAGAGGTGATGAACGTGGGCAACCAAGCGAGAGCAGTGGGGGCCACCGACATGAACGAACATTCGTCCAGGTCTCACGCCCTGTTCCTGATCACAGTGGAGTGTGGCCAGCCGGGTCCAGATGGGAGAAAGCATATCCGGGTTGGTCGCCTCAACCTAGTGGATCTGGCTGGTAGTGAGCGCCAGGCTAAGACAGGCGTCCAAGGGGAACGTTTAAAAGAAGCTGCAAAGATAAACCTTTCTCTGTCTGCATTGGGGAACGTGATATCAGCGCTCGCGGATGGGCGTAGTGGCCATGTGCCGTACCGGGACTCAAAGCTGACCCGTCTATTGCAGGACTCACTAGGTGGGAACGCCAAGACTGTCATGGTTGCCACTCTAGGCCCCTCTTCCCAACACTATGACGAAACCCTCACCACCCTCCGCTACGCCAACCGAGCCAAGAACATCCAAAACCAGCCTAGAGTCAACGAGGACCCCAAAGACGCACTCCTCAGAGAGTTCCAGAGTGAAATTGCTCGGCTTCGGGCCCAGCTCAACCACAGGAAGTGGAGGAGCCAGCAGAAGAAGGAGCAGGTGGACGGCGAGGGAGATGAAGACGCCGAGTGTGAAGAGGAGGTGGAGAAGGAGGCAGAGGACTACGTGAAGCAAGAGGAGCAGCGCCTGGAGAGGGAGAAGGAGGCCATCAGAGGCGATAGATCCCTGATGGCTGAGGAAAAGCACAGGCTTCTTGGGGAGAAGGAGAGGATGATGGGAGATCTCCGGAAGGAGCAGGAAGCCAACGAGCAGCTGACTGCCAAGTACAAGGTGAGCAACTCCATCTTCACTCTGCTTAAATGTTGGTGTTTTCCTTCAAATTGTGGCATACCAAGAACATATTATGGCTGGGGTCTCCCTTAATTCTCAAAACTGACTGAGAATGAGACTTTTTCACTGCAGCAAACAAAAATCATTATCATCTATTGATTGATTGTTGATTAACTGCATTTTTAAGAACTTAACTGCTTTCAGATTCAGTTTTGAATACTTTGTGTTGTAAACAAAATACTTACACCCATGCTCTGGTGACACCACACATTTTTCTGATTAACATGACGCCGGCATGAAAATAGGAGTTCATTGTCCCATCCCCTAAAAAGTAACTAGTCTGGAATGTTAATACTGGCTATTTCATATAGGATAATCCCACTAATCACATATTTTTAACATGATTTCCTGAACGGATTtacatgtaagtgtgtgtaataCTTATCACATCAGCCAACTATTTTTTACAATTTCCCTTGTCTCACAAAATCAACAATAGTCTGACCCAATTCCCAGATTTCTGAATTCCTTTATCCGATTCTCTACAACAATATTTCAAAACTTAATCATCTTCAAAACATTGTGGAAGTCAGTTAAAATGGACCTATGGTTCGGTTCGTTAGTCTTTTCTGGCACATAAACGTTAGgaagttggatactcgtgttaaaccaggggttggcaaccaaaaacgttaaaagagccatattggaccaaaatataaaaaacaaatctgtctggagccgcaaaaaatgaaaagccgtatataagtcttataatgaaggcaacacatgacgtaagtgtctatattagctttaatagcctgctatcaaaatgactgtgtcgcaggcagaAGAAAATATTTGTTGAcaggaaatgttgaaatttattatttattctacacgtttttacaacattagaaaccattagtaaatcagaggctactcagaaggtgagataactcctggaaattactgggttttaatggccaaaggtatagatgtgtttatccaagttaaaggaaacagcaggctctcttcttttaatagatttattacaatcattGGCAAgcaaggtaatgtttgctgtggtctggaacaacatggcacgcaAACAACTATCTGACATGCAGCCATTATTACATGCAGATAATATGTCaccagacatgcaaatataaattatatacaaagaggataaaagtaaaggatattaaattatcTCAAATACACCTACTaatgaggcacaatgatgcaatatgtacatacagctaacctaaatagcatgttagcattgattagcctgcagtcatgcactgaccaaatatgcctgattagcactccaaaaaGTCAAtatcatcaacaaagcgcaccgttgtgcattcacacacagcataaaacatttggtggacaaaatgagacaaaggagtggaagattttacatgtaaacaaactgttgcgtcccagtccacacaatggtgagttcaagaaccactaAAAGTAGTAGGAaaaaaaacgatgttcaccaaatactctcataagggaagcatacacacaaacatactaaacagtgggctttctaacacttgggaaggtttgtgtcatgtttgtcctaaaaaaaacctcatattaaaacaaaaaatatatttttcccccccatctttttccattttcaatccttttttaaaaaatgctccagggagccactagggcggcacttaagagccgcgggttgctgacccccgtgttAAACAATGTTAAAGAGTCAACTCCTAAGGTTCATGCACTTTGGCGTGAGCTTGTGCGCAGTTTTGGATGGCATTGTTCGCGGGGTTTTGCAatctggctacgttgtgacatCATCGCAAGGTGGATGTTCTAATATGGATattaagtcaagctctcagccagagggggctaaaagaaaacacaaaaaatataaagtattattttcatataatcTTGACAAGTGCATAAGAACACTGACGTGTGACATGCATTGACATAACCGCTGATAAAAACAGCTTTTTTATGCAGAATCTGAATTGATCTGTGagtgtgcaggtgtgcctaatctTGTAACCAGGTGAAACTAtgtttttttagaaataaaatagCAGTGACGACTTCAAGACAGATATttgaacagtgtacattttcaaaagataaattatgatacttttggagagggcggggcgtggtttcatttgcaatctgggaacgccttaATCAAACatattgcagacagactcaaaaaacgggttataaaagTGGCCGTGGAGCAAAGTCTACACCAAAACATATCCAGTATGTATTttgtagatcacaaggaagtgttttaaaggtACATAGGTTCCCTTTAAGTATTTAAGCAGTTTTTCTGTGTAAAAACTATCATGGTattggggtgggttggtgcagaTGTTGGAGCGGCTGTGCCAACTACTTGAGGATTCCATATTCGATTCCAGCTTCTGCCATGTTAGTCACAGcccttgtgtccttggacaagaagACACTTCTCCGCTATAtgaatacagaccatttaccataTTTTCAACACAACAATCCATCATGTGTTTCCTACTTCAACACTGTAGTTTGTGATTTATGtggattctttctttctttctggtttatttgaaatagggacagatacagaaacataggtATCTGAAACAgtcatccaatgtatgcatcatagtgtttgtagccaaagctaatttacaacacttgtcccctgTATACTGGTGAACTGGCAATTGAATCTTTAAAAATTATTGGTTCGGTTGAAAACACCATACATAGGCTGAGACACTGGGACAAGCTATACTCTGATATGATCAAAAACCAAAAGCTTTATAACTTTCCAGTGTTTGTGACTAACCCAGTTAAGCCAACTACATTTCATGTGACTTCCTTATATTAGACCCATTCTAGTACCCCATGTTAGTGTATTTGTGTGCTCTTTATCCACAGTCTTCTTGTCGGTTTTGCATGCCGACATGAACTGAACTGTGTGGTCGCATAGAtctttaaaaatgtcagctgtctcccAACCAGCAATCAAAGAGTGAGTCACATTTACAGTAATTGCTTGCTCTGATTCAGGCACATATTTCTATCCCGTCCATAAGTCATCCAGTTCAAGGCCTGCCATCACCACTCGTAGTAGACTAAAATCAGTTAAGATATAATGATATATTAGTATTATTCTGCTATGGTTTTACGTCATAATTTGATTGgcacatttcaacatttttccaCTCATTGTCCAAAGAAATGAAACATTAGGGCTGGTCCTTGAGTTGTAAAAGCGTGTAGCCTTTTCAGAAAATCAATGCTAAATTTTTCAGCTTCTCTTGCTGGGTGAAGGGATGGAGCAGTGTAGGAATGTCCCCTGGGACAGGGCTAATGTAGATCCTGATCCTTTCCCCTGTGCACGGACTGCTTTCATCTACATTTCTATGTCAAGGCCTCTCTTATTTCTTCCCCTCACATTGTCCTTCAAAGCACCGTGGGCCTTAATACTGCTGAACCGTATCAAATCTTCTGCGATCCCGTTGCACAGTGCAAGTTCTCATGTTTGATGCTGACTGGGTGGCTGCTATGTGGTGAGTGGTGTCAGCAGGCACGAGAATCAGCAAAACTCTCTCGTCCCCTGAGGGAGAAGACAAATGAGGTCAAGTATTTCCTGTCTTTGCATCAGTATCCATCAAAAACATGCAAGATAAGGTTTCAGCTGTTTATCCCCGGATACCAAATGCAACATTTTTGTTCAGTCAGTCAATATTCCTGCCTTTTCTCTGTTCACTGACATAACTGTATTGATACAAATAAGATTGCTCTTCTTTTTGAAGACCCTAGTTTTGGATATACAATAGAACATTGCTTGCTTCATCAGCATTAGGGGTGCtgaaaaggttttatttacaTCAGAATGGCAGATTTTTATTTAGTCCAATTCTTAATCCATTCGTAATTTTCAA
Coding sequences within it:
- the LOC133640914 gene encoding kinesin-like protein KIF3C, with translation MSKNKSSESVKVVVRCRPLNRKEESNGPSGTIVQMDLRLGQVILRNPRASHSEPQKTFTFDAVYDANSKQRDLYDESVRPLIDSVLAGFNGTIFAYGQTGTGKTYTMQGLWLDPEKRGVIPNAFDHIFTHISRSQSDKQYLVRASYLEIYREEVRDLLDPNHGNARGLELRESPETGVYVPDLTSCVCKSIKEIEEVMNVGNQARAVGATDMNEHSSRSHALFLITVECGQPGPDGRKHIRVGRLNLVDLAGSERQAKTGVQGERLKEAAKINLSLSALGNVISALADGRSGHVPYRDSKLTRLLQDSLGGNAKTVMVATLGPSSQHYDETLTTLRYANRAKNIQNQPRVNEDPKDALLREFQSEIARLRAQLNHRKWRSQQKKEQVDGEGDEDAECEEEVEKEAEDYVKQEEQRLEREKEAIRGDRSLMAEEKHRLLGEKERMMGDLRKEQEANEQLTAKYKAMESKLLVGGKNIIDHTNEQQKMLEGKRHEIAEQTRREREMQQQMLVQDDETLELRDTFTSLQQEVEAKTKKLKKLYAKLQCIKAEIQDVNDEHVRSRQELEQTQNELTRELKFKYLIIENFIPPEEKNKIMSRMTFDTEEDQWKFQPLVPTESKPLQMKKRPTSAVGYKRPLSQYARVAITLGVNTRFRAENIMFLELDMNPPNTNSLGRLKETEGNQSSSVDSSPTNDGGLHKSRSWCQSQKSITSSSSNVSLTSCTTAVPAAAQ